From the Purpureocillium takamizusanense chromosome 6, complete sequence genome, one window contains:
- a CDS encoding uncharacterized protein (EggNog:ENOG503NXF8~COG:S), with the protein MEQTNHELLPRPPSKRRRTAHGGGNTRMCPHCGRTFKRTEHLERHVRTHTKEKPFVCQCGAAFARRDLLTRHERVAVHHGCSATGPPSPQGLPGPRPAASSLSSLSAWSSQQCRQSVIEPPVEDQGQSNGLVDTVSYGRDVASPQLFDGGIQFDPHFREFANFLDGVGLPAEWSPYFNGPERVDEALDSDLGDVRSDTASVRPGPRTQPGTPFSSWLPTAPTGNRLTNYATDANNPRAIEPELQPFKVTEEHRTRLGARLELMSGVLDSGFKLPSRHALTRYMTSFFEGFHSHMPFIHCPTWHILDHSLELILGIAAIGAQYSFEHNMSERLFFAGKSILMEQLSKEVVDRFGHRTMSFMSLNRSAEAQRGGHLDDARRWSPVENVRALIALMAFATWEPKVALVQEAFTLQELLTHVLRDIGLDDANEPSPGHNSNESSPDIQWRTWIEQESCRRSKLIAFSFLHTHSLAYNVYPVLRSNEVNLRLPCSTKEWKALTATQWQTARKEVRKPQLYFQEALSVLLKNRDCSAPLDPIPTPLGNYVLLHGLLQRIHIVRDLNLPMTSCTASLPHEEVEKLERGLRSWTTGWQQAPESSLDPNNENGPIPFTSSSLLALAYVRIYLHLGPFRRLETRDPELIARAITLSPGVERGDGIVAALLYSTHMLSIPVRLGVDRVARSQAFFWSVRHSLASLDCGILLSNWLAKLGDTMATKPMSDIENRIMHWVRCIIEEAYEVVDFEDEPTRLKDFREPANLSLAVLKIWAHFFKSNSQWPFINIIGMSLDRYREMLN; encoded by the exons ATGGAGCAAACGAATCACGAGCTTTTGCCAAGGCCTCCCAGCAAGCGTCGGCGCACTGCACATGGCGGTGGAAACACGCGCATGTGCCCCCATTGCGGGCGCACTTTCAAGCGCACCGAGCATCTCGAGCGCCATGTTCGCACGC ACACCAAGGAGAAACCTTTTGTGTGCCAGTGCGGTGCTGCTTTCGCACGGCGAGACTTGCTCACAAGACACGAGCGGGTTGCTGTACACCACGGCTGCTCCGCGACGGGACCACCATCCCCACAGGGTCTCCCGGGTCCGCGCCCAGCGGCGTCATCGCTCTCCAGCCTGAGTGCATGGTCGAGCCAGCAGTGCCGGCAATCGGTGATTGAGCCACCAGTGGAAGACCAAGGGCAGAGCAATGGACTCGTTGATACAGTGTCATACGGCCGAGATGTAGCATCTCCTCAGTTATTTGATGGGG GTATTCAATTCGACCCCCACTTCAGAGAATTTGCGAATTTTCTCGATGGAGTAGGCTTGCCAGCCGAATGGAGTCCCTACTTCAACGGCCCAGAGAGGGTCGATGAGGCCCTAGATTCGGACTTGGGCGATGTGCGTTCAGACACAGCTTCTGTTCGGCCTGGTCCGAGGACGCAACCTGGCACACCGTTCAGCTCTTGGTTGCCCACAGCACCAACTGGCAATCGATTGACCAACTACGCGACAGACGCGAACA ACCCTCGGGCGATTGAGCCAGAGTTGCAACCATTCAAAGTGACAGAAGAGCACCGTACCAGGCTAGGGGCACGCTTGGAACTCATGTCTGGCGTCCTGGACTCAGGTTTCAAGCTGCCATCGCGGCATGCCCTCACTCGATATATGACGTCTTTTTTCGAAGGATTTCACTCGCACATGCCATTCATTCACTGTCCGACGTGGCACATTCTCGACCACTCATTGGAGCTGATACTCGGGATCGCCGCCATTGGCGCCCAATATTCCTTTGAGCACAACATGTCAGAACGACTGTTCTTTGCGGGCAAGTCGATACTAATGGAGCAGCTTTCAAAGGAGGTGGTGGACAGGTTCGGTCATCGAACAATGTCTTTCATGTCATTGAACAGGTCCGCTGAGGCCCAACGAGGCGGACATCTCGACGATGCCCGGCGCTGGTCCCCAGTTGAAAACGTGCGGGCCCTTATTGCCCTCATGGCTTTCGCTACATGGGAGCCCAAGGTGGCCTTGGTGCAGGAGGCTTTTACTCTTCAGGAACTGCTTACCCATGTGCTTCGAGATattggcctcgacgatgccaacGAACCATCACCTGGTCACAACAGCAACGAGTCTTCTCCTGACATACAATGGCGAACTTGGATAGAGCAAGAATCCTGCCGCAGGTCCAAGTTAATCGCCTTTTCCTTCCTGCATACGCACAGCCTCGCATACAATGTATATCCTGTCCTCCGGAGCAACGAGGTCAACCTACGACTACCGTGTTCTACTAAAGAGTGGAAAGCCTTAACTGCGACACAGTGGCAGACGGCTAGGAAAGAAGTGCGGAAGCCACAGCTGTACTTCCAAGAAGCGCTGTCTGTATTGTTGAAAAATAGGGATTGCTCAGCTCCTCTGGACCCGATTCCAACTCCGCTAGGGAATTACGTGCTTCTCCACGGCCTACTACAGCGCATCCACATCGTGAGGGACTTGAACCTCCCTATGACGAGCTGCACCGCATCACTACCGCACGAAGAGGTGGAGAAACTTGA ACGTGGCCTCCGCTCGTGGACAACCGGTTGGCAACAGGCCCCAGAATCCAGTCTTGATCCGAATAATGAAAACGGGCCTATTCCGTTCACGTCAAGCTCCCTATTGGCACTAGCATACGTGCGAATATACCTCCACTTGGGACCTTTTCGGCGGCTCGAGACGCGCGACCCTGAGCTCATTGCTCGCGCGATTACTCTTTCGCCGGGTGTCGAGCGTGgtgacggcatcgtcgcagCGCTGCTCTACTCGACACATATGCTCAGCATCCCCGTCCGTCTAGGAGTAGACCGGGTGGCACGCAGCCAGGCCTTCTTCTGGAGTGTGAGGCATTCATTGGCCAGCCTTGATTGCGGCATATTGCTCAGCAATTGGCTTGCCAAACTTGGCGACACGATGGCGACAAAGCCCATGAGCG ACATCGAAAATCGGATAATGCATTGGGTCCGATGTATCATTGAGGAGGCATACGAAGTTGTTGAtttcgaggacgagccgaCCAGGTTGAAAGACTTTCGCGAACCGGCAAATTTGAGCCTGGCGGTGTTAAAGATTTGGGCACATTTCTTCAAAAGTAATTCCCAGTGGCCCTTTATTAACATCATTGGGATGAGCCTAGATAGGTATCGCGAGATGCTTAACTAG
- a CDS encoding uncharacterized protein (COG:H~EggNog:ENOG503P5PG): MSIPTRNSSLTFREVNEENWRAVANLTPKDGQTGNLAPNVWSLCEAHYSEDAWVRAIYADETLVGMLMMAIWDPDEAYYIWRFMIDGRYQGLGFGRRGVEHAVAHIRQHNPWAKKLGVMSTPPEGKHVENSSKNVNPEDSPYKFYQKLGFVEVAPPDEDGEIMMSIDL, from the coding sequence ATGAGCATTCCAACCAGAAACTCAAGTCTCACATTCCGCGAAGTCAATGAGGAAAACTGGCGCGCGGTAGCAAACCTGACTCCTAAAGACGGTCAGACAGGCAACCTTGCCCCCAATGTTTGGTCTCTCTGCGAAGCCCATTACTCTGAAGACGCCTGGGTGCGAGCCATCTATGCTGACGAGACACTTGTTGGAATGCTCATGATGGCGATATGGGATCCGGATGAGGCCTACTACATTTGGCGATTCATGATTGACGGCCGATATCAGGGTCTGGGATTCGGTCGGCGAGGAGTAGAACACGCAGTCGCTCATATACGCCAGCACAACCCGTGGGCAAAGAAGCTGGGGGTAATGTCTACGCCGCCGGAGGGGAAACATGTTGAAAATTCGTCGAAGAATGTGAACCCCGAAGATTCTCCCTACAAGTTCTATCAGAAGCTTGGGTTCGTGGAAGTGGCACCACCGGATGAGGACGGAGAGATCATGATGAGTATAGACTTATAG
- a CDS encoding Manganese peroxidase (EggNog:ENOG503P1FZ~CAZy:AA2~SECRETED:SignalP(1-15~SECRETED:cutsite=AYA-FP~SECRETED:prob=0.8656)~COG:Q), with product MKLIFYCILTGAAYAFPGMRDLQAKILQRQSANEELVGDLTILADSDLTSTGRLVKGILTGSDNPQELTAVYSAVPDKDSPECKADTCCIWKHIADDMASKMKGTAGRCNGLARQAVRMGFHDAATWSKGTGEGGGSDGSLILARECWDRDINKGIESGCQQLQELHEKYKSHGVSMADMIQMAANVATVTCPLGPRVRSFVGRKDSSNQAPDGLLPSPFDSADRLIELFSNKTISARELAALVGAHTTSQQFFVDPNRAGDPQDSTPGVWDVEFYGQTTDPNAPKRVFKFQSDVNLSKDERTKGAWTAFSGPTGQAPWNSAYARAYIRLSLLGVSNINNLTECTKALPLPVTSFTSPDKEKLDEFANGGLASAVESVSQGNIVG from the exons ATGAAGTTGATCTTTTACTGTATACTCACTGGCGCTGCTTACGCCTTCCCTGGCATGCGGGACTTGCAGGCTAAAATACTCCAACGCCAATCTGCAAACGAGGAACTTGTTGGCGACCTCACCATACTTGCAGACTCTGACCTCACCTCCACAGGCCGGTTAGTTAAGGGGATCCTGACTGGGTCCGACAACCCGCAGGAGCTGACGGCAGTATACTCTGCCGTTCCAGACAAGGATTCACCCGAGTGCAAGGCGGACACATGCTGTATATGGAAGCATATTGCTGACGACATGGCCTCGAAGATGAAAGGCACAGCGGGACGTTGCAACGGCCTGGCACGGCAGGCAGTGAGAATGGGATTCCATGACGCGGCAACCTGGTCTAAAGGAACCGGAGAAGGTGGAGGGTCTGACGGGTCATTGATACTGGCACGCGAATGCTGGGATCGTGACATCAACAAGGGGATAGAGAGCGGGTGCCAGCAACTTCAGGAGTTGCACGAAAAATACAAGTCTCATGGTGTCAGCATGGCAGACATGATTCAGATGGCTG CGAATGTGGCGACGGTGACTTGCCCTCTCGGGCCTCGCGTCCGCTCCTTTGTTGGACGCAAAGACTCCTCCAACCAAGCACCAGATGGCTTGCTCCCGTCTCCATTCGATAGCGCCGACAGACTTATCGAGCTGTTCAGTAACAAGACCATTTCGGCGCGTGAGCTTGCCGCGCTTGTCGGCGCACATACGACCAGCCAGCAGTTTTTTGTGGACCCGAATCGCGCGGGCGACCCGCAGGACAGTACCCCAGGTGTTTGGGACGTGGAGTTTTATGGGCAGACCACGGATCCAAATGCACCGAAGAGAGTCTTCAAGTTTCAGAGTGATGTGAATTTGAGCAAGGATGAGAGAACCAAGGGGGCTTGGACAGCGTTCTCGGGCCCAACAGGACAGGCGCCCTGGAACTCG GCTTACGCACGCGCTTATATTCGTCTGAGCCTGCTTGGCGTGAGTAATATTAACAACCTCACCGAGTGCACAAAGGCGCTCCCATTGCCGGTTACATCCTTCACCTCGCCTGACAAagagaagctcgacgagttCGCAAATGGCGGACTGGCAAGCGCAGTGGAAAGCGTTTCGCAAGGTAACATTGTTGGCTAA
- a CDS encoding uncharacterized protein (TransMembrane:6 (i58-79o99-132i153-172o200-219i416-435o441-460i)~EggNog:ENOG503PBWZ~COG:M), giving the protein MATLKGSPRTVEDEGPERSSTLEEPKYESFYYDQPPLPLPPAAVVHHRRRLFWWAVRYAVVVVVVFVGLLIPIIVFAGDAFPDETTTPEAIQATQYGNLVFFICLWLEVTWIAAIFFDLSGLGLPYLFRFIARYVNSSHQRYWRIFKFMRRPICFLFTTIISFSCFTVFINYNSDLAVNTNKGPDDTGWDDVVEDILEQLQLWVVFYFVEKILICYLAVHYHYRQSNVGLTRTKDVHNALITLYEASIYLHPVNGSAFAEEDLVIRNAKGDMQASARVRVSSYLARLGIDGYGIMSLFGNFISDAPAAHWLRPGSSFSVIDRAWANPTSAQALSRRVWLSLVASGSTALTKNDIIEVLGPDREKEAAQIFDTLDENDSGDIQIEEFIGIVTEAGQMRHNVYRTIADMDHCINTFDWLCLLIIAVVMIFFIAVRYVPALKQIQSILSSLAIGLSFAVGRTFNHLLTGIIFVFFDHPFDAGDVVSISSPGAASGTTYAVKRQSLLYTVFRRLDNNSELQIANDQLYQKGIDNYTRSGINRQSLSIFVDFRTSFKDLAKLRTILERFLYDNPRDYVPGSLALNVTSLHELNKMELRLGFTHRNNWSDDKLRSQRSNKFHCALISACRAVPLYRPGKLLPSAGDNGNPIYTVQLNTTTELAENIQKEKDRRQGLRWDFEKPEVKEKDEEEATAADELKIEPTVSPQELEEEAFRTIARMSPPEQAEDVGTAGVGTSRAMTGYRVPLGGGGFP; this is encoded by the exons ATGGCAACACTAAAAGGAAGCCCTCGAACAGTCGAGGATGAGGGGCCAGAGCGCTCTTCAACACTTGAGGAGCCAAAGTACGAGTCGTTCTACTACGACCAGCCACCTTTGCCTCTTCCGCCAGCTGCAGTTGTGCACCACCGCAGACGCCTATTTTGGTGGGCAGTTCGATATGCCGTTGTGGTTGTTGTCGTTTTCGTGGGGCTGCTCATTCCCATCATCGTgttcgccggcgacgccttcCCTGACGAAACCACGACGCCCGAGGCCATTCAAGCAACTCAGTACGGCaacctcgtcttcttcataTGTCTTTGGTTGGAAGTCACCTGGATCGCTGCCATTTTCTTTGACCTCTCAGGACTCGGCCTACCGTATCTCTTTCGATTCATCGCCAG ATACGTCAACTCTTCTCACCAACGATACTGGCGCATTTTCAAATTCATGCGCCGACCTATCTGTTTCCTTTTTACAACTATCATCTCGTTTTCTTGCTTCACAGTC TTCATCAACTACAACTCTGACCTCGCAGTGAACACCAATAAAGGACCGGATGACACTGGCTGGGACGACGTAGTTGAGGATATACTGGAGCAGTTGCAGCTCTGGGTAGTATTCTACTTCGTGGAGAAAATACTTATCTGCTATTTAGCCGTGCACTACCACTATCGACAGTCCAACGTTGGCCTGACACGCACCAAGGACGTACACAACGCCCTTATCACTCTCTATGAGGCCTCGATATATCTTCACCCCGTCAATGGAAGCGCTTTCGCGGAGGAAGACCTCGTCATTCGGAACGCGAAGGGCGACATGCAGGCGTCAGCTCGGGTGCGTGTGTCAAGCTACTTGGCACGGCTGGGCATCGATGGTTATGGAATCATGTCACTCTTCGGAAACTTCATCTCGGACGCTCCAGCAGCCCATTGGCTACGGCCAGGGTCGTCATTTTCTGTCATTGATCGCGCTTGGGCGAACCCGACTTCTGCTCAAGCACTCTCAAGGAGAGTCTGGTTATCGCTGGTCGCAAGCGGCAGTACCGCCCTAACGAAGAACGACATCATCGAGGTCCTCGGCCCAGATAGGGAGAAAGAAGCGGCGCAAATATTCGACACCCTCGACGAAAATGACAGCGGTGACATCCAAATTGAAGAGTTCATCGGCATTGTGACCGAAGCTGGACAAATGCGACACAACGTCTACCGGACGATTGCCGACATGGACCATTGCATCAATACCTTTGATTGGCTTTGCCTGCTGATCATTGCTGTTGTCATGATATTTTTTATAG CTGTGCGTTATGTGCCCGCTCTCAAACAGATTCAGAGcatcctctcctccctcgccatcgGTTTGTCCTTTGCGGTGGGCCGGACATTCAACCACCTCCTGACTGGTATCATCTTCGTTTTCTTCGACCATCCATTTGACGCGGGGGACGTCGTGAGCATCTCGAGTCCGGGTGCTGCAAGCGGCACGACATATGCTGTCAAGAGACAGTCACTTCTTTACACTGTCTTCCGCAGACTCGACAACAATTCCGAGTTACAGATCGCAAATGATCAGCTTTACCAAAAGGGTATCGACAACTACACACGGTCCGGCATCAATCGTCAGTCACTCAGCATTTTTGTCGACTTTCGTACGAGCTTCAAAGATCTCGCCAAGCTTCGCACGATTCTGGAGAGATTCCTATACGATAATCCGCGAGACTACGTTCCGGGGAGCCTGGCACTCAACGTTACGTCGCTCCACGAACTAAATAAGATGGAGTTAAGGCTGGGTTTCACCCATCGCAACAACTGGTCGGACGACAAGTTGCGGTCACAGCGAAGCAACAAGTTCCATTGTGCCCTCATATCCGCGTGCCGCGCGGTACCCCTCTACAGGCCAGGAAAGTTGTTGCCATCTGCTGGAGATAATGGCAACCCCATTTACACTGTGCAGCTGAACACCACGACAGAACTGGCGGAGAACATCCAGAAAGAAAAGGATCGGCGACAGGGACTGCGATGGGACTTTGAGAAGCCAGAAGTGAAAGAGaaggatgaggaggaagcTACAGCTGCTGATGAGCTGAAGATTGAACCGACCGTCAGCCCCCAGGAATTGGAAGAGGAGGCATTTAGAACGATTGCTCGCATGTCGCCCCCGGAGCAGGCAGAAGACGTTGGTACCGCGGGTGTCGGAACCTCTCGAGCCATGACCGGCTATCGGGTTCCTTTGGGCGGAGGGGGCTTCCCATAa
- a CDS encoding uncharacterized protein (EggNog:ENOG503PV35), translating to MPPSATISLMYAHGAFDLKYFTEKHMPLISETWGSEGLESWEVIEFDPGLPYMVQAMLKFESMAKWKAASSGPTGMKVWNDLPNFTTSQPEILQGKSRGHHRTTLKEKKIFGS from the exons ATGCCTCCGTCCGCCACCATCTCACTCATGTATGCCCATGGGGCGTTCGACCTTAAATACTTCACAGAAAAGCACATGCCACTTATATCAGA GACCTGGGGAAGTGAGGGATTGGAGAGTTGGGAAGTCATAGAGTTCGATCCTGGGCTACCTTATATGGTACAGGCAATGCTTAAGTTCGAATCCATGGCAAAATGGAAGGCTGCTTCGTCGGGGCCGACAGGTATGAAAGTGTGGAATGACTTGCCTAACTTCACGACCTCTCAGCCGGAAATCCTGCAGGGGAAGTCTCGGGGACATCATAGGACTACCctgaaggagaagaagatcTTTGGTAGTTGA
- a CDS encoding uncharacterized protein (EggNog:ENOG503NXF8~COG:S), with translation MSGVLDSGFKLPSRHALTRYMTSFFEGFHSHMPFIHCPTWHILDHSLELILGIAAIGAQYSFEHNMSERLFFAGKSILMEQLSKEVVDRFGHRTMSFMSLNRSAEAQRGGHLDDARRWSPVENVRALIALMAFATWEPKVALVQEAFTLQELLTHVLRDIGLDDANEPSPGHNSNESSPDIQWRTWIEQESCRRSKLIAFSFLHTHSLAYNVYPVLRSNEVNLRLPCSTKEWKALTATQWQTARKEVRKPQLYFQEALSVLLKNRDCSAPLDPIPTPLGNYVLLHGLLQRIHIVRDLNLPMTSCTASLPHEEVEKLERGLRSWTTGWQQAPESSLDPNNENGPIPFTSSSLLALAYVRIYLHLGPFRRLETRDPELIARAITLSPGVERGDGIVAALLYSTHMLSIPVRLGVDRVARSQAFFWSVRHSLASLDCGILLSNWLAKLGDTMATKPMSDIENRIMHWVRCIIEEAYEVVDFEDEPTRLKDFREPANLSLAVLKIWAHFFKSNSQWPFINIIGMSLDRYREMLN, from the exons ATGTCTGGCGTCCTGGACTCAGGTTTCAAGCTGCCATCGCGGCATGCCCTCACTCGATATATGACGTCTTTTTTCGAAGGATTTCACTCGCACATGCCATTCATTCACTGTCCGACGTGGCACATTCTCGACCACTCATTGGAGCTGATACTCGGGATCGCCGCCATTGGCGCCCAATATTCCTTTGAGCACAACATGTCAGAACGACTGTTCTTTGCGGGCAAGTCGATACTAATGGAGCAGCTTTCAAAGGAGGTGGTGGACAGGTTCGGTCATCGAACAATGTCTTTCATGTCATTGAACAGGTCCGCTGAGGCCCAACGAGGCGGACATCTCGACGATGCCCGGCGCTGGTCCCCAGTTGAAAACGTGCGGGCCCTTATTGCCCTCATGGCTTTCGCTACATGGGAGCCCAAGGTGGCCTTGGTGCAGGAGGCTTTTACTCTTCAGGAACTGCTTACCCATGTGCTTCGAGATattggcctcgacgatgccaacGAACCATCACCTGGTCACAACAGCAACGAGTCTTCTCCTGACATACAATGGCGAACTTGGATAGAGCAAGAATCCTGCCGCAGGTCCAAGTTAATCGCCTTTTCCTTCCTGCATACGCACAGCCTCGCATACAATGTATATCCTGTCCTCCGGAGCAACGAGGTCAACCTACGACTACCGTGTTCTACTAAAGAGTGGAAAGCCTTAACTGCGACACAGTGGCAGACGGCTAGGAAAGAAGTGCGGAAGCCACAGCTGTACTTCCAAGAAGCGCTGTCTGTATTGTTGAAAAATAGGGATTGCTCAGCTCCTCTGGACCCGATTCCAACTCCGCTAGGGAATTACGTGCTTCTCCACGGCCTACTACAGCGCATCCACATCGTGAGGGACTTGAACCTCCCTATGACGAGCTGCACCGCATCACTACCGCACGAAGAGGTGGAGAAACTTGA ACGTGGCCTCCGCTCGTGGACAACCGGTTGGCAACAGGCCCCAGAATCCAGTCTTGATCCGAATAATGAAAACGGGCCTATTCCGTTCACGTCAAGCTCCCTATTGGCACTAGCATACGTGCGAATATACCTCCACTTGGGACCTTTTCGGCGGCTCGAGACGCGCGACCCTGAGCTCATTGCTCGCGCGATTACTCTTTCGCCGGGTGTCGAGCGTGgtgacggcatcgtcgcagCGCTGCTCTACTCGACACATATGCTCAGCATCCCCGTCCGTCTAGGAGTAGACCGGGTGGCACGCAGCCAGGCCTTCTTCTGGAGTGTGAGGCATTCATTGGCCAGCCTTGATTGCGGCATATTGCTCAGCAATTGGCTTGCCAAACTTGGCGACACGATGGCGACAAAGCCCATGAGCG ACATCGAAAATCGGATAATGCATTGGGTCCGATGTATCATTGAGGAGGCATACGAAGTTGTTGAtttcgaggacgagccgaCCAGGTTGAAAGACTTTCGCGAACCGGCAAATTTGAGCCTGGCGGTGTTAAAGATTTGGGCACATTTCTTCAAAAGTAATTCCCAGTGGCCCTTTATTAACATCATTGGGATGAGCCTAGATAGGTATCGCGAGATGCTTAACTAG
- a CDS encoding uncharacterized protein (TransMembrane:1 (o371-390i)~EggNog:ENOG503P2IC~COG:S) has product MVGIPGRSKGCATCRRRKKGCDQAIPVCSQCKKSGLRCGGYSRDLTFVHSAVQCSVLSSNNGDGSTRTPQRPWLARYAKPSTEAKIIIQDSLIRSAREQLYLGHLWDVMLPKGHRAAVGSARQGDTGWGTLISSLYDKEPSLRYVVVATAMGCLSFSGTGRRDMLIKSLESYTAAVREIGKELKGQAAYERDGLVVASALMASFELVFVVNDEPTALAWAGHSEGQLAMFLARGPEAFTNGVAHQLFVDSRINMAMLAIGKRQSSPLNDMKWKTIPWRTQKKSLKDSLMDIILDIPQLLEQLTILQACSCPVGGKVQRSQLLNACEGVESALARWASRFGTQILKFDYTVTGLPLPTPCDGSEFSLLHSSIIYWFTGMMLFSVKSIALNLTTPDGIEMLQVNALARKCGRAIPLLFESSAGLSENISGLMALSVAIRYFAVTELPGQQSEEARGLESLLTKTLAGTSVHKLLKRINGGRDAVLDNETEQPQHTRMLGWL; this is encoded by the exons ATGGTCGGTATTCCAGGCAGGTCCAAGGGCTGCGCCACATGTCGGCGGAGGAAGAAAGGG TGCGACCAAGCGATTCCCGTCTGTAGCCAGTGCAAAAAGTCGGGCCTTCGATGTGGCGGATACAGCAGAGACCTCACGTTTGTTCACTCTgccgtgcagtgcagtgttCTGAGCTCGAACAACGGCGATGGCTCAACACGTACTCCGCAGCGACCATGGCTCGCACGATACGCGAAACCGTCAACTGAGGCGAAGATCATCATACAAGACTCGTTGATCAGATCGGCCAGGGAACAACTGTACCTGGGGCACCTCTGGGACGTGATGCTTCCGAAGGGTCATCGTGCAGCAGTTGGAAGTGCACGGCAAGGCGATACGGGTTGGGGTACCCTCATATCCAGTCTGTACGACAAAGAGCCGAGCCTTCGATATGTTGTCGTTGCGACAGCCATGGGCTGCCTCTCATTTTCGGGGACTGGCAGACGGGATATGTTGATCAAGTCACTCGAATCGTACACCGCAGCCGTGCGGGAAATTGGGAAAGAATTAAAGGGGCAGGCAGCGTATGAAAGGGACGGACTAGTCGTTGCATCTGCTCTCATGGCTTCGTTTGAG CTTGTCTTTGTCGTCAACGACGAACCTACGGCCCTGGCATGGGCTGGCCACAGCGAAGGACAATTGGCAATGTTTCTCGCAAGGGGTCCAGAAGCTTTCACCAATGGTGTTGCTCACCAACTCTTCGTCGACAGCCGCATCAACATG GCCATGCTAGCCATTGGAAAACGACAGTCATCGCCGCTGAATGACATGAAGTGGAAGACAATTCCCTGGAGGACTCAGAAGAAGTCTTTGAAAGATAGCCTCATGGATATAATCCTTGATATCCCGCAGCTATTGGAGCAATTGACGATATTGCAGGCCTGTTCATGTCCCGTCGGAGGCAAGGTTCAGCGGAGTCAATTGCTTAACGCCTGTGAAGGGGTTGAGTCCGCATTGGCTCGGTGGGCCTCACGTTTCGGCACACAGATTCTGAAATTCGACTACACCGTCACTGGCCTGCCTTTACCCACCCCTTGCGACGGTAGCGAGTTCTCTCTGCTTCATTCATCGATTATATACTGGTTTACTGGCATGATGCTCTTTTCGGTCAAGAGTATTGCGTTGAATTTGACAACGCCTGATGGCATCGAGATGCTTCAGGTAAATGCCTTGGCAAGAAAGTGTGGAAGGGCCATTCCACTTCTTTTTGAGTCATCTGCGGGTCTATCGGAGAACATTTCGGGACTTATGGCACTTAGTGTCGCTATACGATACTTTGCGGTCACGGAACTCCCTGGCCAGCAAAGTGAAGAGGCTCGGGGGCTTGAAAGTCTGCTTACAAAGACACTTGCCGGAACAAGCGTCCATAAGTTGCTCAAGAGAATTAACGGGGGAAGAGATGCGGTATTAGACAACGAGACCGAACAACCTCAGCATACACGTATGCTTGGCTGGTTGTAA